One window of the Allosaccharopolyspora coralli genome contains the following:
- a CDS encoding helix-turn-helix domain-containing protein, giving the protein MRDDMLSVEDVAGRLGLHVRTVRTYVRDGRLKAVRIGKQYRIAESDLDAFLGKTGDASAEHSATRRRHVDVSSVVDVDGVDAHDAGRLSRLLASAIAHRRDGDEPLRLETVYDEHRSRLKIVIVGGADTTREVLGLISAMIDSTGQEKQDA; this is encoded by the coding sequence ATGCGCGACGACATGCTCTCCGTCGAGGATGTTGCCGGCCGACTGGGGCTGCACGTGCGGACGGTGCGCACCTACGTGCGGGACGGGCGACTGAAGGCCGTCCGCATCGGCAAGCAGTATCGAATCGCGGAGTCGGATCTCGACGCGTTCCTCGGGAAAACCGGCGACGCGAGCGCCGAGCACTCCGCGACCCGTCGGCGTCACGTCGACGTCTCCAGTGTCGTGGACGTCGACGGCGTCGACGCCCACGACGCAGGGCGGTTGAGCAGATTGCTCGCCAGTGCGATCGCCCATCGGCGGGACGGGGACGAGCCGTTGCGGCTGGAGACCGTGTACGACGAGCACCGCTCGCGGCTCAAGATCGTCATCGTCGGTGGAGCGGACACGACCAGGGAGGTGCTCGGTCTGATCAGTGCGATGATCGACAGCACGGGACAGGAGAAGCAGGATGCTTGA
- a CDS encoding DUF4180 domain-containing protein, giving the protein MLETLHGVAVYHCSPEGEALATERDATDVLGEVYLDNPDLLAIPAARLTGDFFRLESGVAGALTQKFVQYGLRVAVLGDVSAHLEASEAFAAYVRECNRGRQVWFLADRAELVRKLGDTTGTARPTG; this is encoded by the coding sequence ATGCTTGAGACGCTTCACGGTGTGGCCGTTTACCACTGCTCGCCCGAAGGCGAGGCGCTGGCGACCGAACGCGACGCGACCGACGTGCTCGGCGAGGTGTACCTGGACAATCCCGACCTGCTCGCGATCCCGGCCGCGCGATTGACGGGCGATTTCTTCCGGCTGGAGAGCGGGGTCGCCGGGGCGCTCACGCAGAAGTTCGTGCAGTACGGCCTGCGGGTGGCTGTTCTCGGCGACGTCTCCGCGCACCTTGAGGCGAGTGAGGCGTTCGCGGCCTACGTCCGGGAGTGCAACCGGGGACGGCAGGTGTGGTTCCTCGCCGACCGTGCCGAACTCGTCCGCAAGCTCGGCGACACCACCGGCACCGCGCGCCCGACCGGCTGA